A window of the Mucilaginibacter sp. cycad4 genome harbors these coding sequences:
- a CDS encoding SDR family NAD(P)-dependent oxidoreductase, with the protein MAKTIFITGASRGLGRIWAEAFLKRGDQVVVAVRNPDTLSELSKQYASTFLALRLDVTDKEACFTAVAKAKAHFGTIDVLINNAGYGHTGAIEELEEQEIRTQFETNVYGLLWVTQAVIPIMREQKAGHIIQVSSALGLLAFPTLGLYSASKFAVEGISEALAAEVGGFGIKVSILEPNGFMTDFATTSGMQSKPLAFYDDVRAGLAAGNKAEDWGVPEATAEAVLKLVDAENPPLRLILGRVGIQWIKHVYDQRMTTWEEWQDVSVAAQGN; encoded by the coding sequence ATGGCAAAAACAATTTTTATAACCGGCGCATCCCGCGGCCTGGGCCGTATATGGGCAGAAGCATTTTTAAAACGTGGAGATCAGGTGGTCGTAGCAGTAAGAAACCCGGATACTTTAAGCGAACTTTCTAAACAATATGCTTCAACATTCCTGGCCCTGAGGCTGGATGTGACAGACAAGGAAGCATGCTTTACAGCCGTCGCAAAAGCAAAAGCTCATTTTGGCACTATCGACGTATTGATCAATAATGCAGGCTACGGTCACACCGGGGCCATAGAAGAATTGGAAGAACAGGAGATCCGTACACAATTTGAAACCAATGTTTATGGTTTGCTTTGGGTGACCCAAGCCGTTATCCCGATCATGCGTGAACAAAAAGCCGGTCATATCATCCAGGTGTCAAGTGCGTTAGGGCTGCTCGCTTTCCCTACTTTAGGTCTTTACAGTGCATCCAAATTTGCGGTTGAGGGAATCAGTGAAGCCCTGGCAGCTGAAGTTGGCGGCTTCGGTATTAAGGTAAGCATACTGGAACCTAATGGTTTCATGACCGACTTTGCTACAACCTCCGGAATGCAAAGCAAACCGTTGGCTTTTTATGATGATGTCAGAGCCGGCCTTGCTGCCGGTAACAAAGCAGAGGACTGGGGCGTGCCGGAAGCAACAGCAGAGGCCGTCCTGAAGTTGGTTGATGCAGAAAACCCTCCATTGAGGCTGATCCTTGGCCGGGTTGGTATCCAGTGGATCAAGCACGTGTACGACCAACGGATGACAACCTGGGAAGAATGGCAGGACGTTTCTGTTGCCGCACAGGGGAATTAA